One stretch of Nicotiana tabacum cultivar K326 chromosome 18, ASM71507v2, whole genome shotgun sequence DNA includes these proteins:
- the LOC107805196 gene encoding auxin-responsive protein SAUR68-like, which yields MAMKWHKFVRMQRKRISLPKNVNDADNCSTTSSSIVEKGHFVVYAADQRRFVIPLSYLENEVIRQLLEMSEEEFGLPSCGPIMLPCDSFFLDYIILLIKKGAAAGDLHKALLFSITSSCCSTSSLHQEPGNQQLLVY from the coding sequence ATGGCCATGAAATGGCACAAGTTTGTGCGCATGCAGAGGAAGAGGATTTCACTTCCAAAAAATGTTAATGATGCAGACAACTGCAGTACAACATCATCATCTATAGTTGAGAAAGGCCATTTTGTAGTGTACGCAGCTGATCAAAGGCGCTTTGTGATTCCATTGTCCTACCTGGAAAATGAGGTCATTAGGCAACTCTTGGAAATGTCTGAAGAAGAATTTGGGCTGCCAAGTTGTGGACCTATTATGTTGCCATGTGATTCATTTTTCTTGGATTACATCATTTTGCTAATTAAGAAAGGAGCAGCAGCTGGAGATCTTCACAAAGCATTGCTTTTCTCAATTACTTCAAGTTGTTGTTCAACTTCTTCTTTGCATCAAGAACCGGGAAACCAACAGCTACTTGTTTATTGA